The following proteins are encoded in a genomic region of Comamonas resistens:
- a CDS encoding LysE family translocator: MLSSLLAMAGFALAGAITPGPVNVLALRHGCESSRSIAMLYVLGASLSYAAIVWLMGQGGHWLLGQPTLAQWAPRLCAAYLLWLAWKLACAPAVSVTSGSGEARTSASARSMPAFLQGAAVQGLNPKAWLVALSGVGMFVLPLSAAQMPLHIALAWFCAVSLTACLLGVGCWATLGRALSQWLATPARQQGLNRILALMLVISVFSMLA, translated from the coding sequence ATGTTGTCTTCCCTGCTGGCCATGGCCGGATTTGCGCTGGCGGGCGCCATCACGCCCGGCCCCGTCAATGTGCTGGCTCTGCGCCATGGCTGCGAAAGCTCCAGAAGCATTGCCATGCTGTACGTGCTGGGCGCCAGCCTCAGCTATGCCGCCATCGTCTGGCTCATGGGTCAAGGCGGGCACTGGCTGCTGGGGCAGCCTACGCTGGCGCAATGGGCTCCCCGCCTGTGCGCCGCCTATCTGCTGTGGCTGGCCTGGAAGCTGGCGTGTGCGCCAGCCGTATCGGTCACCTCCGGCTCCGGCGAGGCTCGGACCTCCGCCAGCGCCCGGTCCATGCCCGCTTTTTTGCAAGGGGCGGCCGTGCAGGGCCTCAACCCCAAGGCCTGGCTGGTGGCTCTGTCGGGCGTGGGCATGTTTGTGCTGCCGCTGTCGGCGGCGCAAATGCCGTTGCATATCGCACTGGCGTGGTTTTGCGCGGTGTCGCTCACCGCCTGCCTGCTGGGCGTTGGCTGCTGGGCCACCCTGGGCAGGGCATTGAGCCAATGGCTTGCCACACCTGCGCGCCAGCAAGGCCTGAACCGGATACTGGCGCTGATGCTGGTAATCAGTGTGTTCAGCATGCTGGCATGA
- the feoB gene encoding ferrous iron transporter B: MNARETTTLESAVQNISIQNLNAGSAAADPHAPLRAALLGNPNCGKTALFNLLTGARQKVANYAGVTVERKEGWLSTPGKRRVRLLDLPGTYSLHAHSEDERITRDIVSGLHGREAPPELLICVTDATHLRLNLRLVLEARALGLPMVLVLNMSDMAKRQGIVVDKVKLGQALGLPVIESVGVRTDGGKELLNWLDSDQARALKAPSMEGHWQPKAGLGAKEQLLSLHQQVAAIMNEAVQEPLQDNQRGDRIDAVVLHPVWGTLLLLVTLFLIFQAVFSWAAPLMEGIEGGVARFGQWVAQVMPDGVLRSLLVDGVIAGTGAVLVFLPQILILFFFILVLEDSGYLPRAAFLLDRIMGTVGLSGRSFIPLLSSFACAVPGIMATRSISSWRDRLLTIMIAPLMTCSARLPVYALLIAAFIPDRQVGGLFNLQGLVLFALYIGGIVSAMAVAWVAKLFRANKTRTPLMMELPAYRWPSIRSLALGLYERALIFLRRVGGIILTVSIVLWFLASYPAAPEGAEAAIRYSYAGQLGRMLEVVLAPIGFNWQIAIALVPGMAAREVAVGALGTVYALSASSDDAMAQQLGPLIASSWSLATALSLLVWFIFAPQCISTLAMVKRETNGWRYPLIMLGYLFGLAYLSAFVTYRIAVALGWG; the protein is encoded by the coding sequence ATGAACGCGCGTGAAACCACGACCCTAGAGTCTGCAGTGCAAAACATCTCCATCCAGAACCTGAATGCCGGCTCTGCGGCCGCCGATCCGCACGCGCCGCTGCGCGCCGCCTTGCTGGGCAACCCGAACTGCGGCAAGACCGCATTGTTCAATCTGCTGACCGGCGCGCGCCAGAAGGTGGCCAACTACGCCGGCGTGACGGTGGAGCGCAAGGAGGGCTGGCTGAGCACGCCCGGCAAGCGCCGTGTGCGCCTGCTGGACCTGCCCGGAACCTACAGCCTGCATGCGCACAGCGAGGACGAGCGCATCACCCGCGACATCGTCAGCGGCCTGCATGGGCGCGAGGCACCGCCCGAGCTGCTGATCTGCGTGACCGATGCCACCCATCTGCGTCTGAACCTGCGTCTGGTGCTGGAGGCCCGTGCCCTGGGACTGCCCATGGTGTTGGTGCTCAATATGAGCGATATGGCCAAGCGCCAGGGCATTGTGGTGGACAAGGTCAAGCTCGGCCAGGCGCTGGGCCTGCCCGTGATCGAGAGCGTGGGCGTGCGCACGGATGGCGGCAAGGAACTGCTGAACTGGCTCGATAGCGACCAGGCGCGCGCACTCAAGGCACCGTCCATGGAAGGCCACTGGCAGCCCAAGGCAGGGCTTGGCGCCAAGGAGCAGTTGCTGAGCCTGCACCAGCAGGTGGCGGCCATCATGAATGAGGCCGTGCAGGAGCCGCTGCAGGACAACCAGCGCGGCGACCGCATCGATGCCGTGGTGCTGCACCCCGTCTGGGGCACGCTGCTGCTGCTGGTGACGCTGTTCCTGATCTTCCAGGCCGTGTTCAGCTGGGCTGCTCCGCTGATGGAGGGCATTGAAGGCGGCGTGGCCCGCTTTGGTCAGTGGGTTGCCCAGGTCATGCCGGACGGCGTGCTGCGCAGCCTGCTGGTCGATGGCGTGATTGCAGGTACGGGCGCCGTGCTGGTGTTCCTGCCGCAGATTCTGATTCTGTTCTTCTTCATTCTGGTGCTCGAGGATTCGGGCTATCTGCCGCGTGCGGCCTTCCTGCTGGATCGCATCATGGGCACGGTGGGCCTGTCGGGCCGCTCCTTCATTCCGCTGCTGTCCAGCTTTGCCTGCGCAGTGCCGGGCATCATGGCCACGCGATCGATTTCCAGCTGGCGCGACCGCCTGCTGACCATCATGATTGCGCCGCTGATGACCTGCTCGGCGCGTCTGCCGGTCTATGCATTGCTGATCGCGGCCTTCATCCCCGACCGCCAGGTCGGCGGGCTGTTCAACCTGCAGGGGCTGGTGCTGTTTGCGCTGTATATCGGCGGCATTGTCAGCGCCATGGCTGTTGCTTGGGTGGCCAAGCTGTTCAGAGCCAACAAGACCCGCACGCCGCTGATGATGGAGCTGCCTGCCTACCGCTGGCCCAGCATTCGCAGTCTGGCCCTGGGCCTGTATGAGCGCGCCCTCATCTTCCTGCGCCGCGTGGGCGGCATCATCCTGACGGTGAGCATCGTGCTGTGGTTCCTGGCCAGCTACCCTGCAGCTCCCGAAGGTGCGGAAGCCGCCATCCGCTACAGCTATGCGGGCCAGTTGGGCCGCATGCTGGAAGTGGTGCTGGCGCCCATTGGCTTCAACTGGCAGATCGCCATTGCCCTGGTGCCGGGCATGGCGGCGCGTGAGGTGGCCGTGGGCGCGCTGGGCACGGTGTATGCGCTGTCTGCTTCCAGCGATGACGCCATGGCCCAGCAGCTGGGCCCGCTGATTGCCAGCAGCTGGTCGCTGGCGACGGCCTTGTCCCTGCTCGTGTGGTTCATCTTTGCGCCCCAGTGCATATCCACCCTGGCCATGGTCAAGCGCGAGACCAACGGCTGGCGCTATCCGCTGATCATGCTGGGCTATCTGTTCGGTCTGGCCTACCTCAGCGCCTTTGTGACCTACCGCATTGCGGTGGCGCTGGGCTGGGGTTGA
- a CDS encoding AraC family transcriptional regulator, whose amino-acid sequence MMQGAMQPSIHQIHRHPALPWAELRISHQSCHSYRLHTHAQYSIGLVDKGATLFHHAQGPDRVRAGGVVVMEPGHWHACNPELSRPWSYRMLFVQASWLHAQLGVQALHFEQRTIHDAEVSQLADKVCSPLGAHPDPQAVDAYTQTLIQLLRQLGTAASSQASSAPHNAAYPALQQMHRHPEEEVTMQTLAELCGMSPTRFSRHFKALTGVTPGTYRLNLRLNGARQLLAQGESLACAAQHMGFADQAHMQRAFKAHHAMTPGNYAHNCS is encoded by the coding sequence ATGATGCAAGGCGCCATGCAGCCCTCCATCCATCAGATTCACCGCCACCCGGCCCTGCCCTGGGCCGAGCTGCGCATCAGCCATCAGTCCTGCCATAGCTACCGGCTGCATACCCATGCGCAGTATTCCATTGGCCTGGTGGACAAAGGCGCAACCCTGTTTCACCATGCCCAAGGCCCGGACCGCGTGCGTGCGGGCGGCGTCGTGGTGATGGAGCCCGGTCACTGGCATGCCTGCAATCCGGAGCTGTCCAGGCCCTGGTCCTACCGCATGCTGTTTGTCCAAGCCTCATGGCTGCATGCGCAACTGGGCGTCCAAGCCCTGCACTTTGAGCAGCGCACCATTCACGACGCCGAGGTCTCGCAGCTGGCAGACAAGGTGTGCAGCCCTCTGGGTGCCCATCCAGACCCGCAGGCCGTCGATGCCTACACGCAGACATTGATCCAGCTGCTGCGCCAGCTGGGTACGGCGGCAAGCTCGCAAGCCTCATCAGCCCCGCACAATGCTGCCTACCCTGCTTTGCAGCAGATGCACCGCCACCCTGAAGAAGAAGTCACCATGCAGACCCTGGCAGAGCTTTGCGGCATGAGTCCGACGCGCTTTAGCCGGCACTTCAAGGCTCTCACCGGCGTGACGCCTGGCACCTATCGCCTCAATCTGCGACTCAATGGGGCCAGGCAGCTGCTGGCCCAGGGCGAATCCCTGGCCTGTGCCGCACAGCACATGGGCTTTGCCGACCAGGCCCATATGCAGCGCGCTTTCAAGGCCCATCACGCCATGACGCCAGGCAATTACGCCCACAACTGCAGCTGA
- a CDS encoding amino acid permease, with amino-acid sequence MADFDSIQQRETGLSQTLNSAQMAMIAIGGAIGTGLFMGSAFAIGVAGPSVIISYAIGALIGLLLMGCLAEMTVAHPTSGSFGAYAEHYISPLAGFMVRYAYWAAVVLAVGMEVTAVGKYMKYWFPAVDQWVWVALFSIALAAINATSVKAFGQVEYVFSMIKVVAIVAFILIGAYVIFGARPEGVGFANYTVGGGFFPNGWWGTWVGVIVAIFSYLSLESIAIAAGEAERPKQAVTLAFRTTVLRLVLFYLLSLSIMLAIVPWNHAGTDKSPFVKVMEILNIPGAAGVLNFVVLLASLSAMNSQLYVTSRMMFSLSRGGYAPRPLGKLNSRGVPMGAIAVSCLGMAVAMVLNVWKPEQSLELMMSIAMFGAMFAWFMVFVTHLFFRPRWRREHPGQKLEFRMWGFPVFTLLGALLMAGVIVTTLFTKEFHTTTLVGVPFLVALVVIYALWYRKKKVTP; translated from the coding sequence ATGGCCGATTTTGACAGCATCCAACAACGAGAAACCGGCCTGAGCCAGACACTCAACTCCGCCCAGATGGCCATGATTGCCATTGGCGGCGCCATAGGCACGGGCCTGTTCATGGGCAGTGCTTTTGCCATTGGCGTAGCCGGGCCCAGCGTGATCATCAGCTATGCGATCGGTGCGCTCATCGGCCTGCTGCTCATGGGCTGCCTGGCCGAGATGACCGTGGCCCACCCCACCAGCGGCTCGTTCGGCGCCTATGCCGAGCACTACATCAGTCCGCTGGCCGGCTTCATGGTCCGCTATGCCTACTGGGCCGCCGTGGTTCTGGCCGTGGGCATGGAGGTCACGGCCGTCGGCAAATACATGAAATACTGGTTCCCTGCCGTGGACCAGTGGGTATGGGTCGCACTTTTTTCCATAGCCCTGGCCGCCATCAACGCCACCAGCGTCAAGGCCTTTGGCCAGGTGGAATATGTGTTTTCCATGATCAAGGTGGTGGCCATCGTGGCCTTTATCCTGATCGGCGCCTACGTGATCTTTGGCGCGCGTCCCGAAGGCGTGGGCTTTGCCAACTACACCGTGGGGGGCGGCTTTTTCCCCAACGGCTGGTGGGGCACCTGGGTCGGCGTGATCGTGGCCATCTTCAGCTACCTGAGCCTGGAATCCATTGCGATTGCCGCAGGTGAAGCAGAAAGGCCCAAGCAGGCCGTGACCCTGGCATTTCGCACCACCGTGCTGCGTCTGGTGCTGTTCTATCTGCTGTCCCTGTCCATCATGCTGGCCATCGTTCCCTGGAACCATGCAGGTACGGACAAGAGCCCGTTTGTGAAGGTGATGGAGATTCTCAACATCCCCGGCGCCGCAGGCGTACTCAACTTTGTGGTGCTGCTGGCTTCGCTGTCGGCCATGAACAGCCAGCTCTATGTGACTTCGCGCATGATGTTCAGCCTCTCGCGCGGCGGCTATGCGCCCAGGCCCTTGGGCAAGCTCAACAGCCGCGGCGTGCCCATGGGCGCGATTGCAGTTTCTTGCCTGGGCATGGCCGTGGCCATGGTGCTCAATGTCTGGAAACCCGAGCAATCGCTGGAGCTGATGATGTCGATTGCCATGTTCGGCGCCATGTTTGCCTGGTTCATGGTCTTTGTCACCCACCTGTTCTTCCGCCCGCGCTGGCGGCGTGAACATCCGGGCCAGAAGCTGGAGTTCCGCATGTGGGGCTTTCCCGTCTTCACCCTGCTGGGGGCGCTGCTGATGGCCGGCGTGATCGTGACCACCTTGTTCACCAAGGAGTTCCATACGACAACCCTGGTCGGCGTGCCGTTCCTGGTGGCACTCGTCGTCATCTATGCTCTCTGGTATAGGAAGAAGAAAGTCACCCCCTGA
- a CDS encoding DNA-3-methyladenine glycosylase 2 produces MWIECQQSLPESYRWHEFLAFHGRDVQQRSELLQVPEQRLFKALIWHGKPALLVLQWNQTEVEARLHVPGEELRDVDVHQQKLQAMLQRMLGLAWPPSALLQVHGAHAELGPLLQRQSGLHVPASPTPFEALSWAIMGQQISVAVAVSLRRKLIEAAGLPLDAQTRQLLPEAAHLLAYPGAAQVAALDVDQLRALSFSQAKAQTLLSVAQAVNEGALPLDDWALHSSQWSAETAEAVTRQLLAIKGIGPWTVNYSLLRGYGWPDGSLHGDVAVRRAIGLLMQKEKPYAAKPDALQARIWLDQFQPWRALVAAHLWASLSDQSY; encoded by the coding sequence ATGTGGATTGAATGCCAACAAAGCCTGCCCGAGTCCTACCGCTGGCATGAATTTCTGGCCTTTCACGGCCGGGATGTGCAGCAGCGTTCGGAGTTGCTGCAAGTACCCGAGCAGCGTTTGTTCAAGGCCTTGATCTGGCACGGGAAGCCCGCTTTGCTGGTGCTGCAATGGAATCAGACGGAGGTAGAGGCGCGCCTGCATGTGCCGGGTGAAGAGCTGCGGGACGTGGATGTCCACCAGCAGAAGCTGCAAGCCATGTTGCAGCGCATGCTGGGTCTGGCTTGGCCGCCCAGTGCCTTGCTGCAGGTCCACGGGGCGCATGCCGAACTGGGGCCGCTGCTGCAGCGGCAAAGCGGCCTGCATGTACCGGCATCGCCCACACCCTTCGAAGCATTGAGCTGGGCCATCATGGGTCAGCAGATTTCGGTGGCCGTGGCCGTCAGTCTGCGACGCAAGCTGATAGAAGCAGCGGGCTTGCCGCTGGATGCTCAGACCCGGCAACTGCTGCCGGAGGCCGCGCATCTCCTGGCCTATCCCGGTGCGGCGCAGGTCGCAGCGTTGGATGTGGATCAGCTGCGTGCGCTGAGTTTTTCCCAAGCCAAGGCACAGACCTTGCTGAGCGTGGCGCAGGCAGTGAATGAGGGCGCCTTGCCGCTCGATGACTGGGCGCTGCACAGCTCGCAATGGAGTGCAGAAACGGCCGAGGCCGTGACCCGGCAACTGCTGGCCATCAAGGGCATAGGCCCCTGGACCGTGAACTACAGCCTGTTGCGCGGTTATGGCTGGCCCGATGGCAGCCTGCACGGCGATGTGGCCGTGCGCCGCGCCATTGGATTGCTGATGCAAAAAGAAAAGCCATATGCGGCAAAACCCGACGCATTGCAGGCGCGTATCTGGCTCGATCAGTTCCAGCCCTGGAGAGCGCTGGTGGCCGCGCATCTCTGGGCATCGCTGAGCGATCAGTCTTACTGA
- a CDS encoding methylated-DNA--[protein]-cysteine S-methyltransferase — MSRPAHTAAPDTEMLSMDERMAQCCRWLEAEDPVPSLDELAQRLRLSPWQLHRSFKRATGLTPKAYAKAHRGQHVRAALQPQQSSSVTDAAYLSGYEASSSFYKDAPAMLGMAPQTYRQRGRHQSIRFALAECSLGSLLVASTQQGVCCVLLGDDPQQLIEDLQQRFAAAELIGADGQYEQTVAQVVALIEQPRLGLTLPLDIQGTAFQQRVWQALQKIPAGQTLSYSELARQMGMPQSTRAVASAVAANPIAVAVPCHRVLRNDGSISGYRWGVERKRALLLREAQQRNSA, encoded by the coding sequence ATGTCCCGCCCCGCCCACACCGCTGCACCAGATACCGAGATGCTCTCCATGGACGAACGCATGGCGCAATGCTGCCGCTGGCTTGAGGCCGAAGATCCCGTGCCTTCGCTGGACGAGCTGGCGCAGCGCCTGCGGCTCAGCCCCTGGCAGCTGCATCGCAGCTTCAAGAGAGCCACAGGGCTCACGCCCAAGGCCTATGCCAAGGCGCATCGGGGCCAGCATGTGCGTGCGGCCCTGCAGCCACAGCAAAGCAGCTCGGTCACCGATGCCGCCTATCTGAGCGGTTACGAGGCCAGCAGCAGCTTCTATAAAGACGCCCCCGCCATGCTGGGCATGGCGCCGCAAACCTATCGCCAGCGCGGGCGCCATCAGAGCATCCGCTTTGCGCTGGCCGAATGCTCGCTGGGCAGTCTGCTTGTCGCCAGCACGCAGCAGGGTGTGTGCTGCGTGCTGCTGGGCGACGATCCGCAGCAACTGATCGAGGATTTGCAGCAACGCTTTGCGGCGGCGGAGCTGATAGGAGCCGATGGGCAATATGAGCAGACCGTGGCTCAGGTGGTGGCCCTGATCGAGCAGCCGCGTCTGGGGCTGACCCTGCCGCTGGATATTCAGGGCACGGCCTTCCAGCAGCGGGTATGGCAGGCCTTGCAGAAGATACCTGCGGGCCAGACGCTCAGCTATTCGGAACTGGCGCGCCAGATGGGCATGCCGCAGTCCACGCGTGCCGTGGCCAGCGCGGTGGCGGCCAACCCGATTGCAGTGGCCGTGCCCTGTCATCGTGTGCTGCGCAACGACGGCAGCATCTCGGGCTATCGCTGGGGCGTGGAGCGCAAGCGTGCGCTGCTGCTGCGCGAGGCCCAGCAACGCAACTCAGCCTAG
- a CDS encoding FeoA family protein: protein MSNLQSSAPGSAATVSASNGLAEAAQSPVSARAAISLDKLSVNQPALVVDLASAANVEEQELMLRLMEIGFLPGERVCIVATGFPGPDPLAVRVGSATFALRRYEASRVLVALEA, encoded by the coding sequence ATGAGTAACTTGCAGTCCTCGGCCCCAGGTAGCGCGGCCACTGTATCAGCGTCGAATGGCCTGGCTGAGGCCGCCCAGTCGCCAGTGAGCGCGCGAGCTGCGATCAGCCTCGACAAGCTGTCCGTCAACCAGCCGGCCCTGGTGGTGGACCTGGCCAGTGCAGCCAATGTGGAGGAGCAGGAGCTGATGCTGCGCCTCATGGAAATCGGTTTTCTGCCCGGTGAGCGTGTGTGCATCGTGGCCACCGGCTTTCCCGGCCCCGACCCGCTGGCCGTGCGCGTGGGCTCTGCCACTTTTGCGCTGCGTCGCTACGAGGCGTCGCGGGTGCTGGTGGCACTGGAGGCCTAA
- a CDS encoding YkgJ family cysteine cluster protein has translation MTHPCLTCGACCASFRVDFSIHESQEQGGHVPSGLIEEVTATTCRMRGTDWARPRCAALVGKVGEKASCGIYEWRPSPCREFAAGSDACNRVRLRHGLPALETGLL, from the coding sequence ATGACCCATCCCTGCCTGACCTGCGGTGCCTGCTGCGCATCATTTCGCGTGGATTTCTCCATCCATGAATCTCAGGAACAGGGAGGTCACGTACCGTCCGGCCTGATCGAGGAAGTCACCGCCACCACCTGCCGCATGCGCGGCACGGACTGGGCACGACCACGCTGCGCTGCGCTGGTGGGCAAGGTGGGCGAGAAAGCCTCCTGCGGCATCTATGAGTGGCGCCCCTCGCCGTGCCGGGAATTTGCAGCAGGCTCGGACGCCTGCAATCGCGTGCGTCTGCGCCATGGGCTTCCCGCCCTGGAAACCGGACTGCTCTGA
- the kynU gene encoding kynureninase: MTTLQDCQALDTQDKLRPLRDRFALPEGVIYLDGNSLGAQPKAAAARVAEVVTQEWGKDLITSWNKAGWITLPERLGNQFAPWIGVGAGELVFTDTTSINLYKVLSAAARIAREDAPGRKKLISERSNFPTDLYIAQSVCQEYGLELVLLEPEEIAGALQADVAISMLTHVNYRTGAMHDMAAVTAAAHAKGILCVWDLCHSAGAVPVDLKGADADFAVGCSYKYLNGGPGSPAFVWAHPRLINRFWQPLSGWFGHAEPFKFVPDYHPAQGIQRYLCGTQPMVSMSVLQCGIDIYTEAEAFGGMAALRTKSLALTDLFIKLVEERCQGHGLGLATPREHAARGSQVCLTREEGLGVDGQDSGAYAIVQALIARGVIGDFRKGDGGTGRHKDILRFGFTPLYVGFEDVWNAVEHLRQVLESGEWKRPEFNTINAVT; the protein is encoded by the coding sequence ATGACCACCTTGCAAGACTGCCAGGCACTGGATACCCAAGACAAGCTGCGCCCCCTGCGCGATCGCTTTGCCCTGCCTGAGGGCGTGATCTATCTGGACGGCAATTCCCTGGGCGCCCAGCCCAAGGCAGCAGCCGCGCGCGTGGCCGAAGTCGTCACCCAGGAATGGGGCAAGGACCTGATCACCTCGTGGAACAAGGCCGGCTGGATCACCCTGCCCGAACGTCTGGGCAACCAGTTCGCACCCTGGATTGGCGTGGGCGCGGGCGAGCTGGTGTTCACCGACACCACCTCCATCAATCTCTACAAGGTGCTCAGCGCTGCCGCGCGCATCGCCCGCGAAGATGCGCCCGGCCGCAAGAAGCTGATCAGCGAGCGCAGCAACTTCCCCACCGACCTCTATATCGCCCAATCCGTCTGCCAGGAATACGGCCTGGAGCTGGTACTGCTGGAGCCCGAGGAAATCGCTGGCGCACTACAGGCCGATGTGGCGATCTCCATGCTCACCCATGTCAACTATCGCACGGGCGCCATGCACGACATGGCCGCCGTCACGGCCGCGGCCCATGCCAAGGGCATTCTCTGCGTCTGGGATCTGTGCCATAGCGCAGGTGCCGTGCCCGTGGACCTCAAGGGTGCCGATGCCGACTTCGCCGTAGGCTGCAGCTACAAATACCTCAACGGCGGCCCCGGCTCGCCGGCCTTCGTCTGGGCTCATCCGCGCCTGATCAACCGCTTCTGGCAGCCGCTGTCGGGCTGGTTCGGCCATGCCGAGCCCTTCAAGTTCGTGCCCGACTACCACCCCGCCCAGGGCATTCAGCGCTATCTGTGCGGCACCCAGCCCATGGTCAGCATGAGCGTGCTGCAATGCGGCATCGACATCTATACCGAAGCCGAAGCTTTCGGCGGCATGGCCGCGCTGCGCACCAAATCGCTGGCCCTGACCGACCTGTTCATCAAGCTGGTCGAAGAACGCTGCCAGGGCCACGGCCTGGGTCTGGCCACCCCGCGCGAGCATGCAGCGCGCGGCTCGCAGGTCTGCCTGACCCGGGAAGAAGGCCTGGGCGTCGACGGCCAGGACAGCGGCGCTTACGCCATCGTCCAGGCGCTGATTGCGCGCGGCGTGATCGGCGACTTCCGCAAGGGCGACGGCGGCACGGGCAGGCACAAGGACATTTTGCGTTTCGGCTTCACGCCGCTGTACGTGGGCTTCGAGGATGTCTGGAATGCCGTGGAGCATCTGCGCCAGGTGCTGGAGTCGGGCGAGTGGAAGCGGCCTGAGTTCAACACCATCAACGCAGTCACTTAA
- a CDS encoding Stp1/IreP family PP2C-type Ser/Thr phosphatase gives MVACADIGLRRGNNEDAVGVRPKAEPWPVAVLADGMGGYNAGEVASTMAVDLVTAALQHGPGADASGKTAECELVDALRMANTAILAAQSTPGCQGMGTTVVVALVLQQQLLLAHLGDSRAYAWREGRLQRITRDHSLVQQDIDAGLISEQQAKASRFSHLVTRALGVTPEIEPELNLWPLRQRDRIMLCSDGLTDMLDDDRLQDLFSEQAPLPLLLHRLIASANEAGGKDNISVVLMEADIDSQPA, from the coding sequence ATGGTCGCCTGCGCGGATATAGGCTTGCGCAGAGGCAACAACGAAGACGCGGTGGGCGTGCGGCCGAAAGCCGAACCCTGGCCGGTGGCCGTTCTGGCGGACGGCATGGGCGGCTATAACGCGGGCGAGGTTGCCAGCACCATGGCGGTGGATCTGGTGACGGCTGCGCTGCAGCACGGCCCAGGCGCCGATGCATCGGGCAAGACTGCAGAGTGCGAGCTGGTGGATGCATTGCGCATGGCCAATACGGCCATTCTGGCGGCGCAGTCCACGCCAGGCTGCCAGGGCATGGGCACGACCGTGGTGGTGGCGCTGGTGCTGCAGCAGCAACTGCTGCTGGCCCATTTGGGGGATTCACGCGCCTACGCCTGGCGCGAAGGGCGGCTGCAGCGCATCACGCGCGACCACTCGCTGGTGCAGCAGGACATTGACGCAGGCCTGATCAGCGAGCAGCAGGCCAAGGCCTCCCGCTTCAGCCATCTGGTCACGCGGGCTCTGGGGGTGACGCCCGAGATAGAGCCGGAGCTGAACCTGTGGCCGCTGCGGCAGCGGGACCGCATCATGCTGTGCTCGGACGGGCTGACCGACATGCTCGACGACGATCGCCTGCAGGACTTGTTCTCCGAACAGGCGCCACTGCCTTTGTTGCTGCACCGCCTGATCGCCAGCGCCAATGAGGCAGGAGGCAAGGACAACATCAGCGTGGTGCTGATGGAGGCTGATATCGATTCACAGCCTGCGTAG
- the kynB gene encoding arylformamidase, with the protein MTRQIWDISPAIAPASPVFPGDTPYSQEWCATIGPGCPVNVSAIRMSPHVGAHADAPLHYDAQGAAIGAVDLDAFLGPCRVIHAIDCGPLIEWQHIAHAISADLPARVLVRTYQTAPTSWDPQLAAYAPETVQKLADLGVKLIGIDTASIDPASSKTLDSHMVIRQRGLRVLENLVLDAVAEGDYELIALPLKLTEADASPVRAVLRALN; encoded by the coding sequence ATGACACGCCAGATCTGGGATATTTCTCCCGCCATTGCTCCCGCCAGCCCGGTGTTCCCCGGCGATACCCCTTATTCCCAGGAATGGTGCGCCACGATCGGCCCGGGCTGCCCCGTCAATGTCAGCGCCATTCGCATGAGTCCGCATGTGGGCGCGCATGCCGATGCTCCGCTGCACTATGACGCGCAGGGCGCGGCCATTGGTGCTGTGGACCTGGACGCCTTTCTCGGCCCTTGCCGCGTGATTCACGCCATAGATTGCGGTCCGCTGATCGAATGGCAGCATATCGCCCACGCCATCAGCGCCGACCTGCCAGCGCGCGTGCTGGTGCGCACTTACCAGACCGCGCCCACAAGCTGGGACCCCCAGTTGGCCGCCTACGCCCCCGAAACCGTGCAGAAACTGGCCGACCTGGGCGTGAAGCTCATCGGCATAGACACGGCCAGCATCGACCCCGCCAGCAGCAAGACACTGGACAGCCATATGGTGATCCGCCAGCGCGGCCTGCGCGTGCTGGAAAATCTGGTGCTCGACGCCGTGGCCGAAGGCGACTATGAGCTGATTGCGCTACCGCTCAAGCTCACCGAAGCCGATGCATCGCCGGTAAGAGCCGTGCTGCGCGCACTGAATTAG